Within the Clostridia bacterium genome, the region ACTTGCAGCTAGACGTGTTTTCGGAAATCGCCCGCGCGCGTCATGGGATCTGCGCGAACCTCGACCGCGGGAGTCGGACCGTCAATGCCACTCAAATGGACACTGACCTCGTGGTCAATGTCCATTTGAGTGGCATTGAGCGTGCAACAATGCTGGTTTGGCCGGCATTGACAGCCTGCGGGACCGGAATCTTGAGAACCACGGAGCCGCATCAGCGGCTGTAAACGGCGTGCGAGACGTTGCCTTCCGCGATGCCAAGGCAATGCTCCAGGCACAGATTACCTAACGAGCTCAGGGCTGCAGCGAGAACCGAGCGATTGAACGCCCAATGGTGCTGAACATGGGATAGACTCGCGCCCACGGTTTTGACGCGCCACAACTCCTTCGGCTTGCAGGCTTTGACGCCAATATCTACACCGATCCTTCGCTGATCCGGTTGAGGGGTTCATCTCCGAATTCCAAGCTGGGAACGTTTACATGCGGGACGTGAGATGCAGCATCGGACCCATTGAGCTGAACAGCCAGCTCGAAGGCGGCGGGTTTGGTGGAGATTTCCTTGTATCATGGCAGATTCCTCTACATACGAGAATTGCCCTGACCCCGGCGGCACAGGAGTTCGGTGTCGACACTCTGGTCAGGTGTATGAATGATGCTGCTCATGTGGTTGGGCAAGATCGCCCCGGCTTTCGCGGTCGCAGGCTGCGGCCGGGGAGTTGGCGCCGCCGTCGGACGCCGCGCGATGCCGCCCTTCAATTCCGCCGGAAGACGGTTCCACAGTCACAGACACCGGCTTGTCTGCCAACGCATCCGTGAGTCGAACCTCACTCGGCACAAGCCCAATGCAAGGGGTGGGCCGTTTGCCGCCCAAGTGTATGACGTGCGGCAGGAACCCATGTGCACAGGGCGAATCACATTGATTAGCCTCTTGTTGGAAGGTGTGGAAGCGATGAGACGCGATGGGCGCAACGGCTGTGAACTGATGGCCGAGTTCTTCGACAGAAGAGTCGTTATGTATGAGGAGCACATGCGAGAGGCAATCCCGGCGTTCGACGAATTCTACTCGTCTGTAGCTGCGCACATTCCGGCGACCAGCGCGCCTCTGTCCATTCTGGACCTGGGCTGCGGCACAGGGTTGGAGCTGGATTTCGTCTTCGCGAGGGCATCTAGCGCTAGGATCACTGCAGTCGACCTTTCGTTGGAGATGCTGTCCAAGTTGAGGGCAAAGCTCGAGCACTCCCCGTATGGGCCGCAGGTCACGATCGTACATGGATCATACTTGACCATACCGCTTCCTGCGCGCCATTTCGACTATGCGATTTCTGTTCAGACCATGCATCATTTCACCCCCGGCGTGAAGCGTTGTCTGTATTCCCGGATTGCAGGTGCGCTCAAAGGCGGCGGGATGTACATCGAGGGAGACTACGTGGTGTCGCCTGAAGAGGAGCGGTTGCTGTTTGCGCGATATGCCGAGATCGTGAAGTCGCTCCGAGCTGCCGGGGCCATCGAAGAGGATGATCCCGTGGACGGCAAGTATCATATCGACATTCCGCTGAGCGCCGAATCGCAAGTTGCGGTCTTGAGGGAAGCCGGGTTCGCAGACGTGGAAGTAGTGTTTACACAGGGCGCAGCGGCCGTCTTCTGTGCGCGGATTGGCTTGGCTTGAAGAGACTTTCCGGAGAGGGAATGCCCAAAGCCGGGCCCGCTCTCAGGAGAGGCTGTTGCTTGCTGGCGCCGCTAGTCAGGAAGGTGGCAGAGGCGTCTTTGCTTGCATCCTCTTTGCTGTGTATCTCAGGTCTTCCTCCAGTCGGATATCCTTCCGCGGAAAAGCCTCATCTTATCTAGCATCATTGGCAAACTCCTTCAGTGCTTGTTGCGAATCTTCTCATAGATCTGTCTGGCCATGGCTTCATCATACACGTGAGATGTCAGGTTCCTGTCCATGGTTCCGCGATGCTGGGAGTTGAGAATCCATCCCCCTTAACAATCTGCGCCTAGTCCGTTTTACTAGACTAGTAAATTACTAATTCAGAAACCGTAGTGAGGTGCTAAGATTGAAGATCCCTTCTACGCTCAAGCACAAGCCCGTGATCGTCGTGGAGAACTACGAGCAGGTTGATGGCCGGTATGCGTACAACTCAGATGCTAAGGGCCTGTCTCTGGGGCTTGCTCAGTGGAATGACCGCGGGAAGGAGTAGTGTATAAGGGCCTTAGCTCCCAAGGCCCGCGGATGATGCCGATCCGTCGATTGCAGTGGCGCGTTCCACCGCTGCGACCGC harbors:
- a CDS encoding class I SAM-dependent methyltransferase, giving the protein MRRDGRNGCELMAEFFDRRVVMYEEHMREAIPAFDEFYSSVAAHIPATSAPLSILDLGCGTGLELDFVFARASSARITAVDLSLEMLSKLRAKLEHSPYGPQVTIVHGSYLTIPLPARHFDYAISVQTMHHFTPGVKRCLYSRIAGALKGGGMYIEGDYVVSPEEERLLFARYAEIVKSLRAAGAIEEDDPVDGKYHIDIPLSAESQVAVLREAGFADVEVVFTQGAAAVFCARIGLA